The proteins below come from a single Mustela erminea isolate mMusErm1 chromosome 14, mMusErm1.Pri, whole genome shotgun sequence genomic window:
- the CCSER2 gene encoding serine-rich coiled-coil domain-containing protein 2 isoform X6 has protein sequence MEEKTQIKTFLGSKLPKYGTKSVRSTLQPMSNGTPVNLLGTSKSSNVKSYIKNNGSDCPSSHSFNWRTATKYQLSAQSVEDRNSTQTSHDKVIDPEKHAPPQGIFDKNGIKGGLKSISLLTSKLAKPSTMFVSSTEELNQKSLSGPSSLGKFTKGTLLGRTSYSSVSAPKSQLNGLYGNRSAGSIQRPRANSCATRSSSGEGLAQSLDNIKSLTCEKMVRSQSFSHSIQNSFLPPSSITRSHSFNRAADLTKPYQNQQLPIRVPLRSSMLARNSRQSEVLNGNDHLGYGFNRPYAAGGKKLALPNGPGVTSTLGYRMVHPSLLKSSRPPFSGTITVDGNKNSPADPCVEEDAELMAKDGATNKDQELIENDSYRTENDQTMKHNAKIRYLSDDVDDISLSSLSSSDKNDLSEDFSDDFIDIEDSNRTRITPEEISLKEEKHENVPPKDIFDSPKENEKSKTDEWIDISVSDRSECTKHTSGSNLISPDTDYRAGSSFELSPSDSSDGTYMWDEEGLEPIGNVHPVGSYESSEMNSINEHISFYKEPSGILNDIALTL, from the exons atggaagaaaaaacacaaatcaagACATTTTTGGGTTCCAAACTGCCAAAGTATGGAACAAAATCTGTGAGGAGTACTCTGCAGCCAATGTCAAATGGGACACCTGTTAATTTATTGGGAACTTCCAAGAGTAGCAACGTCAAAAGTTACATAAAGAATAATGGCTCTGATTGCCCATCATCCCATTCATTTAATTGGAGAACAGCAACTAAATACCAACTCAGTGCGCAAAGTGTTGAAGACCGTAACAGTACTCAAACCTCACACGATAAAGTAATTGATCCTGAAAAACATGCACCTCCTCAAGGAATTTTTGATAAAAATGGGATAAAGGGAGGCTTGAAAAGTATTTCTTTACTCACATCAAAGTTAGCAAAGCCATCCACTATGTTTGTGTCATCTACGGAGGAGTTAAACCAAAAGTCTTTGTCTGGACCATCTAGTTTGGGTAAATTCACCAAAGGCACATTATTAGGAAGGACTTCATATTCTTCAGTCAGTGCTCCAAAATCACAGTTGAATGGATTGTATGGAAACCGTTCAGCTGGTAGCATACAAAGGCCTAGAGCAAACTCCTGTGCCACAAGAAGCAGTTCTGGAGAAGGCTTAGCACAATCCCTAGACAATATTAAATCTCTTACTTGTGAAAAAATGGTAAGGTCACAAAGTTTTTCACATTCCATTCAGAATTCATTCCTTCCACCTTCATCTATAACCAGATCACATTCCTTCAACAGAGCTGCAGATCTTACAAAGCCTTATCAGAACCAACAGCTACCCATTAGAGTGCCTCTGAGGTCAAGTATGCTAGCAAGAAATTCCCGGCAATCAGAAGTGCTCAATGGGAATGATCACCTAGGTTATGGATTTAATAGGCCTTATGCTGCTGGTGGAAAGAAGTTGGCTTTACCAAATGGCCCAGGTGTAACTTCCACTTTGGGTTATAGGATGGTTCATCCCTCTCTACTGAAATCTAGCCGACCTCCATTTTCTGGCACTATCACAGTTGATGGTAATAAAAATTCACCTGCTGATCCATGTGTAGAAGAAGATGCTGAACTTATGGCTAAGGATGGAGCTACGAATAAGGACCAAGAACTAATTGAAAATGATAGTTATAGAACAGAAAATGACCAGACCATGAAGCATAATGCTAAAATTAGATACCTGAGTGATGATGTGGATGATATTTCCTTGTCATCTTTGTCATCTTCTGATAAGAATGATTTAAGTGAAGACTTTAGTGATGATTTTATAGATATAGAAGACTCCAACAGAACTAGAATAACTCCAGAGGAAATTTCtctcaaagaagaaaagcatgaaaaTGTACCACCAAAGGATATATTTGATTcccccaaggaaaatgaaaaaagtaaaactgacgAGTGGATAGATATAAGTGTCTCTg acaggAGTGAATGTACAAAACATACTTCTGGGAGCAACTTGATTTCACCAGATACTGATTACAGAGCTGGTTCTTCATTTGAGCTCTCTCCATCTGATAGCTCTGATGGAACATACATGTGGGATGAAGAGGGTTTGGAGCCCATTGGAAATGTCCATCCAGTTGGGAGTTATGAGTCCTCAGAAATGAACAGCATA